The sequence ATCATCGTCACGCTTTGCCTGACCGGTTCATTCAATAGCGATGTGCTGTATCGCGGCTGGGCCGTGAAAGTCACCGCCGATGGCCAAACCATTCCGTTTGCCAGTGGTGTGCGATCTCCCGGCGGAATCGGAGCGGACTCGAAAGGGCGTCTTTACTACACCGACAACCAAGGCCCATGGAACGGCACCTGTGGGATGAAACCTTTGATTGAGAATACCTTTGTCGGTCACCCTGGCGGTTTTCGCTGGTACGAACAAGCCGAATCGGTGATGGGACCCAAACCTGTTGAACCTGAAAGCGGTTCACGAATTGTGACCGAGATGGAACGTGTCGAACAACTGGTCCCACCTACGGTGATGTTCCCTTACGGAAAGATGGGAAAGAGTGCTTCAGGAATCGCTTGTGATACCACCGACGGAAAGTTTGGACCGTTTACGAACCAGCTGTTCGTTGCCGATCAATCCGCGAGCACGATCATGCGTGTCTATCTCGATGAATTCGAAGGCCACGTCCAAGGTGTTTGCTTTCCGTTTCGATCGGGTTTCGCATCCGGAAATGTCGGCGTCGAAATGACTCCGCAAGGATCGCTCTTCGTCGGCGGAACCAATCGTGGCTGGGGAAGCGTCGGCAGCCGAGATTTTGCAGTCGAACGTTTGGATTGGACTGGCAAAACACCGTTCGAGATACTGGCGATGCGATTACAAAGCGATGGCTTCGAACTGGAGTTTACCGAGCCCATTGATGTCCAAACCGCCGAAGACATTGAAAGCTACGATCTTAAAACGTACACGTACGAATATCGTTCGCAATACGGCAGTCCCGAAGTCGACCACACCACCCCGACCATCAAATCGGCATCCGTCTCAGAAGATGGCATGCGAGTTCGCCTGGTTGTTGACGGGCTGCAGCGAGGGCATGTCCATGAGCTGATCAGCTCTGGCGTTCGCAATAAGTCAGGAAACGGATTGCTACACGAGCAAGCGTATTACACGCTGAACTACCTACGCGATTGAACAGATCAATCCTTGTGACAAGGCTCCCGCCTTGTCACACAGTGTCTCGCCGGCTCCGCCGGCCCTCTCCCCAAAAGACACCAGGAAGCGAACGCCGATCTGCGCATCAACAAAACCGAATCTCACAGAACTTGTGACAAGGCTCCCGCCTTGTCACACAGTGTCTCGCCGGCTCCGCCGGCCCTCTCCCACAACAAGACCAAGAATCGACACTAATCTGTGCAGCAACGATACTGGATGCCGCACAAAGTCTCACCCGCTCCTCCGACTCTCACGCCAGCACATCTCTAACAACGTGTGCTTCCTCAACTCCGGTAAGCCGAAAATCCAATCCCTGGAATTTGTAGGTCAACCGATTGTGGTCGATCCCCAGTAAATGCAGCATCGTCGCGTGAAAGTCTCGGACATGGACTTTATTCTCGACCGCGTTGTATCCAAACTCGTCGGTCGCTCCGTACGAAACGCCACCTCGAACTCCTCCGCCCAGCATCCACGTCGAGAACCCTTTGATGTGATGATCACGGCCGCTCCCCTGCGCCATTGGGGTTCTTCCGAATTCGCCGCCCCAAATGATCAACGTGTCTTCCAGCATGCCTCGTTGCTTTAGATCATTGACCAACGCCGCGGTGGCTTGATCGACCAGACCGGCAGTCGTCTGGACACCTTTCTTGACACCACCATGATGATCCCAGCCGCGATGGTAAAGCTGAATGAATCGGACACCTCGCTCGGCAAGACGTCTGGCAAGCAAACAGTTACTTGCGAAAGAACCGTCTCCTGGCGTGCAACCGTAGCGATCAATGGTCGCCTGGGTCTCGTCCGACATGTCCGTTAGCTCAGGGACAGACGCTTGCATACGGAACGCCATTTCATAGGCTGCCAACCGTGTCGCGATTTCGGGATCCTTGCGTTGTCGGTTGCGCTGCGAATTGATCATCGCGACCGCATCGATGATCTCTCGTTGCTGTAGCCGGTTGATTCCGCCTGGATTTTCGACGTAGTGCACCGGGCTGCCGCTGGCGTGCATCTGGACGCCTTGAAAACGACTGGGCAAAAAACCGGAATGCCATTGTCGCGAACTGATCGGCTGGCTCTGTCCACCGCCTTCACTGGTCAGCACAATGAACCCGGGCAGGTTTTCCGTCTCAGCTCCCAAACCGTACAGCACCCACGCCCCCATCGAAGGCCGACCGCTGATTGCGGTCCCCGTGTTGAAAAATGTATGCGCCGGATCGTGATTGATTTGTTCGGTGTGCATGGAATTGATCACGCACATTTGATCGGCGAGGCCACTGATGTGTGGAAACACGTCGGAGATCATCAACCCACTGTCACCGCGAGGCGAGAAGCGATGTTGCGGGCCCATGATTTTCAACTCGCGCCCCTGCAATTGTGCAATCGGCTGCCCTTCGGTAACCGACGACGGCATGGGTTTGCCGTCCAGTTTTTCAAGCATTGGCTTGTAGTCAAAGGTCTCTAAATGACTCGGACCACCTGCCATGCAAAGGTGGATCACGCGTTTAACCTTTGCGGGGTGGTGCTGCGTGATTGACGATGCCGAGGAACTGTTTTGCATCAAACTCGTCAGGGCAGCCGCCCCTAAACCGGTACGACGCAAAAAAGTCCGGCGTGCAATCTGCGTATGATTTGAAACCATGGTGAAATTCATTCGACGGTCGGAGACAAAGTTCAGATGGTTGAACGCGTTTGTTTATCGTTTGATATTGGGTCGGCACGGGCTTTGTATCCAGAAAGCCCATTGCTTGGTTCAGACGCGTGCTAGTAGCGTGTGATTGACTCTTGCAGGTTTAGCAGTACTCGCGCGACGCTGGTCCATGCAGCCAATTCGTTCGGTTGAAGCCCCTGGTCGACTTTCGCAATGCCCTGTGACAAAACTTGCGATGCGGCTTCAGGATCGTTCTGAAACTGTGAAAGGTGAGACTGGTACAGGTCGGAAAGCGCGCTTTGAATCGCCTTATCAGAAGACCTGGACACCGCCGTCTGATAGGCGAAATCGATTTTCGATTCGATTGTCGAACCACCTTCACGCATGATTCGCTCAGCAAAGACGCGAGCGGCTTCGACAAATGTCGGATCGTTGAGAAGCACCAAAGCTTGAAGCGGCGTGTTCGATCGCGCCCTTGCCGCGGTACATTCTTCGCGGCTGGGGGCATCGAAGGCCTTCATCATCGGATGCAAAAACGTTCGCTGCCAATGTGTATAAACGCCGCGACGGTATTGGTCTTCGTTCTCATCAGCGGCATACTCACGTCTGGGAAAATTCAATTGGGCATAGTAGCCGGCGGGTTGATAGGGATGCACGCTTTCGCCGCCAACCTTTTCGACTAGCAATCCGCTAACCGACAACGCCGCATCGCGAATCATCTCTGCATCCAAAGGGAATCTGCCTTGCCGAGCGAACCATTCGTTGTAGGGATCTCGTGTCAGCTGAGGTTCTCTCGGGGTTGACGATCTTTGATACGCATCGGATAGCACAATCGAACGAATCAACTGTTTCGTATCCCAGCCGGATCGGACAAAGCTAACCGACAACGCGTCCAAAAGATCTGGATACGATGGATAGGTTCCCTGGCCACCTAAATCGTCAACGCTTTGGCAGATCCCTCGACCAAACAACAACTTCCATATCCGGTTCGCCATTGTCCTGGCGGCGAGTGGGTTTTCTTCGTCGCAAATCCAATCGGCAAGGTCCAACCGGTTCGCTCGACGTCCTTCGATTTGCAAATCCCCCAGAAAGGCCGGAATCGCGGGGGTCACGACATCACCAGAATCGTCCATCCAATTGCCACGTGGCAACACGCGAATTTCCCGAGGCTCACCAGCCTTCGATATCACCGTCTGTGTTACCGAATCCAGCAAACGCTGGCGAGACTGCTTGGCACCTTCAATCGCTTTTTGGTGCTCGATCATCGGAACAGACTGCTTCAGATAAGCATCGAACAAAAGCTTCCTCTGAGCATCGTTGCGTGATGCGTCATCGATCACTAGAGCAGTTCTAAAGGCCTCGCTCTTGCGATCATCTTTCTCATAGCCCGCCTCGTCCCAGTAGACGGTGCCGCCATACTGAGTGAACGCGATCCCGTTGACTTTCGACCCGGGTTTCAATTCAACTTCTGCGGCATCGACTTTTAGCTTGACCCACTGCCCCGCTTCGGGAAGTCCACCAGCACGTCGATACGCCGCATCGCTTTCTGGCTTGCGTCCATATTCGATCGCATCGCTTCCCCAAACTTTACGTTGGCTCCAATCACCATCATTGATTTGAAGCATCAATGCGGAGGGAGGATTTTTGGGGTCAAGATAAACCCAGCAATAAAACGAGGTTTGGTCAGTTACTTCGACGGGCTGCTTCAATCCTTCAAAGTAGTGTTGCACGAGACCTGCGGAATGTTGGCGTCGCGCTTTGGAACCTGAGTGCACACCAAATTCAGGCTCGACAAAATCCCACGATCCACTTCGGTTCGCTTCACCTGGAAACTGATCGTCCACCAATAAAAACGTTTGGGTTTTCGCATCGTCAATCTGTTCACGCTCGGTCTGCTCCCAGCTTGGATAGGCATCACGCAATGTCCCTTTCAAAGTCTCGGTTTGGGACTCCAACTCGCTGATCTGCCGATCGATACCGTCTAATTCAGACTTTTGCTTCGCTGTCGGCACGGGAATCATCGGGGGACGGCTGCGTGCGGAGTAAACTCCTCGTTCTTCCAGATCAGCAAAAAACGCACCCAGCGAATAAAAATCTCGTGTCGTGTAGGGATCGTACTTGTGGTCGTGGCATTGGGCACAGCCCATCGTCGCGCCCATAAAAACCTGTGACACGTTGCGCACACGGTCAGCGAAATAGATCGCCAGATACTCCTTCGCTTGCGATCCACCTTCTTCCGTCGTCTGATTCAGTCGGTTGTATCCGGACGCGACGAGCTGTTCCAAACTAGTTTCAGGCAGCAAGTCACCGGCAAGCTGCTCGCGGACAAATTGGTCATAGGGTTTGTTCGCGTTGAACGCGCTGATGACGTAGTCACGATAAGGCGACTGTGAAACGTTTTGATCACCGTGATAGCCCACCGTATCGGCGTAGCGAACGAGATCCAACCAATAGATTGCCATCCGTTCGCCGAAACGAGGTGAATCCAAATAACGCTCGACTAGCTTTGCGTAGTTTTCCGCAGTCGGGTCCTCGACGAACCCTTGAACATCGGCCGATGATGGTGGCAGACCATTTAGGTCAAACGACAGCCGACGAATCAACGTTACCGGATCTGCCTGCTCGGCTGCTTGAAGTCCGATCTCATCAAGCTTCCGACTGATCGCGGTATCGATCACTTCGTTCAGCGAACTTGCTTCGGAAAGCAACTCTGTTCGCATCGGTTCGTAAGCCCAATGACGTTCGTACTTGGCTCCGTGGTTGATCCAGTCCCGAAGGGTTTGCTTTTCGCTTTCGGTCAGTGTTTTGTGCGATTTTTGCGGTGGCATCACCAAGTCATCATCGTCACTTAGCACCCGAGCAATGACCTCGCTCGCATCGGCGTCACCAGGAATAATGGCACCGCTTTCCTCGACGGCTTGTTCGCGTAGATCTAGACGCAAACCGCCTTCAACCGTTTTTGCATCGGGTCCGTGACAGGCAAAACATTTGTCCGTCAAAATCGGCCTTACGTCGCGGTTGAACCGCACTTCGGCTGCCTCGGATGCCCCGATGGTTAGAATGGACAGCAGCACCTGCAGTGAGAATACGGCACAAATCGAAGGCCGTTTATCACAACCGATGCGAATGAACAATCGAGAGATTTGATTGGTTGCAATCATCGCGTCCAGATCAAAAAGTGGTGGTGCAGGAAGGGGCAAACCGATGATCGCCGCGCTGATGACGAACCGCTATCGCATGAACGACGATTGCGACGTGCTGGGTTCATCTCGCGATGCGGTAGAGCGTGGACTCTTTCTTGCGTTATCGATTCGGCTTGTGAGGTTGGCTAGCAAGACAACGATGCTTTGGTGGCACTGAGCTTTCGCTGTATTGACCAGAGAGTTGCGATCTATGGTTCGGTCCATCGAATCGACGCTCCGTCACACAACGCAATGCGTCAAAAGCTTCGTAATCCTTCTAGATGGGAAGGCGGGAAACAAACTGGCTTGGAAAACACTTCGCTGTCGCGTCCCAAGCGATGCAGTATTGTACCTGGATTGACCATGTGCCGCACAAAGCCAAACGACGCGATATTGTTGAAAGCGATTGATCACAAAAGCCCGCATAAATCGCTCGCTTTAAGGTGTTCGCGACCTGGATTCGAATGGGTATTCAATCGAGTCGAAAGACGGCATGCGAGGTCGAACGCGCGCCTTATCTGGTTAGTAAAAGTGACTTGTGATTAGGACGTTTCATCAAGAAAGGCAAAACTGGATGCCTCATTGCATCGTCTGATTTGATGTGTTCTGCTTTGTTCTCCGTTTCCCATTTTTAGAATCCTTGGAGCCTTAGATGTCCAAACTGAAGCTTGTTTTCGCTATGTCGCTTGTCCTTTCACCGTTTGCGATCACCGGA comes from Stieleria sp. JC731 and encodes:
- a CDS encoding PSD1 and planctomycete cytochrome C domain-containing protein encodes the protein MIATNQISRLFIRIGCDKRPSICAVFSLQVLLSILTIGASEAAEVRFNRDVRPILTDKCFACHGPDAKTVEGGLRLDLREQAVEESGAIIPGDADASEVIARVLSDDDDLVMPPQKSHKTLTESEKQTLRDWINHGAKYERHWAYEPMRTELLSEASSLNEVIDTAISRKLDEIGLQAAEQADPVTLIRRLSFDLNGLPPSSADVQGFVEDPTAENYAKLVERYLDSPRFGERMAIYWLDLVRYADTVGYHGDQNVSQSPYRDYVISAFNANKPYDQFVREQLAGDLLPETSLEQLVASGYNRLNQTTEEGGSQAKEYLAIYFADRVRNVSQVFMGATMGCAQCHDHKYDPYTTRDFYSLGAFFADLEERGVYSARSRPPMIPVPTAKQKSELDGIDRQISELESQTETLKGTLRDAYPSWEQTEREQIDDAKTQTFLLVDDQFPGEANRSGSWDFVEPEFGVHSGSKARRQHSAGLVQHYFEGLKQPVEVTDQTSFYCWVYLDPKNPPSALMLQINDGDWSQRKVWGSDAIEYGRKPESDAAYRRAGGLPEAGQWVKLKVDAAEVELKPGSKVNGIAFTQYGGTVYWDEAGYEKDDRKSEAFRTALVIDDASRNDAQRKLLFDAYLKQSVPMIEHQKAIEGAKQSRQRLLDSVTQTVISKAGEPREIRVLPRGNWMDDSGDVVTPAIPAFLGDLQIEGRRANRLDLADWICDEENPLAARTMANRIWKLLFGRGICQSVDDLGGQGTYPSYPDLLDALSVSFVRSGWDTKQLIRSIVLSDAYQRSSTPREPQLTRDPYNEWFARQGRFPLDAEMIRDAALSVSGLLVEKVGGESVHPYQPAGYYAQLNFPRREYAADENEDQYRRGVYTHWQRTFLHPMMKAFDAPSREECTAARARSNTPLQALVLLNDPTFVEAARVFAERIMREGGSTIESKIDFAYQTAVSRSSDKAIQSALSDLYQSHLSQFQNDPEAASQVLSQGIAKVDQGLQPNELAAWTSVARVLLNLQESITRY
- a CDS encoding DUF1501 domain-containing protein, which produces MVSNHTQIARRTFLRRTGLGAAALTSLMQNSSSASSITQHHPAKVKRVIHLCMAGGPSHLETFDYKPMLEKLDGKPMPSSVTEGQPIAQLQGRELKIMGPQHRFSPRGDSGLMISDVFPHISGLADQMCVINSMHTEQINHDPAHTFFNTGTAISGRPSMGAWVLYGLGAETENLPGFIVLTSEGGGQSQPISSRQWHSGFLPSRFQGVQMHASGSPVHYVENPGGINRLQQREIIDAVAMINSQRNRQRKDPEIATRLAAYEMAFRMQASVPELTDMSDETQATIDRYGCTPGDGSFASNCLLARRLAERGVRFIQLYHRGWDHHGGVKKGVQTTAGLVDQATAALVNDLKQRGMLEDTLIIWGGEFGRTPMAQGSGRDHHIKGFSTWMLGGGVRGGVSYGATDEFGYNAVENKVHVRDFHATMLHLLGIDHNRLTYKFQGLDFRLTGVEEAHVVRDVLA